Proteins encoded within one genomic window of Hermetia illucens chromosome 2, iHerIll2.2.curated.20191125, whole genome shotgun sequence:
- the LOC119648190 gene encoding DNA-directed RNA polymerases I, II, and III subunit RPABC2, whose amino-acid sequence MEDGDFDNDDVAGDDFEDVDEEDQIDDLNQDEEVDNIEIIAPGQAGGGVPKSKRITTRYMTKYERARVLGTRALQIAMCAPIMVELDGETDPLQIAMKELKQRKIPIIIRRYLPDHSYEDWSIDELIIVDH is encoded by the exons ATGGAGGATGGTGATTTCGATAATGACGA TGTCGCAGGAGACGATTTTGAAGATGTTGACGAGGAAGATCAAATTGACGACTTGAATCAAGATGAGGAAGTGGATAACATCGAGATAATAGCACCTGGGCAAGCTGGGGGTGGTGTGCCAAAGTCAAAGCGAATTACGACGCGCTACATGACGAAATACGAGAGAGCTCGTGTGCTGGGGACACGGGCCCTGCAGATTGCCATGTGTGCCCCAATTATGGTGGAACTGGACGGTGAAACTGACCCGCTACAGATCGCGATGAAGGAACTGAAGCagagaaaaattccgatcattaTAAGACGCTATTTGCCGGATCATTCGTACGAGGATTGGAGCATTGACGAACTCATTATTGTGGACCATTGA
- the LOC119649889 gene encoding protein downstream neighbor of son homolog, with protein sequence MAANSIITDKAKSQKWKTPNEILKLQRLQQKKKALQARLSRSQTQNTQNEAKSEAVPSQKRKNPFLKNSNENAKRPKIEPESPPHNEDTVFQLIQQTEAPKPPPKRQFDIFNNYEEQEETEIEEQKFNPHLAIDWSIKSRLRIFCKESLPETSLKTSQEASGLTSFVRCIDPSDSSTGLDISPSARFYQSALYWQHPYLPWMTLFPRNSKSNNGPIVGEVERASLLKDWTESFRGLFQLVRARQCPYFYVCANTFTVLFRAAGICGRVETHALLSPSTRGMRNALRQEEIEFTQPLKKDANLNRSGEGNSSFSNPSDDGTQESTTDLPEQDDDDLDDDKWLESLGVDAKEIKKINALNSRLLLNKESAEDASDNSLVLIEGIECQAFFNFLLNAKSTIATVGRLAGVPPTLLAPVAFPGATMRSLQTRSTKVRMDGTDYSSVELKGVILPHVLQYQCNLLAEMRDSFSATMAVNTNTLAFCKASKIIAEEVAKENKTSDQVFGKENLSDCGLQSKILDSMCRVGTDAVDIIERMCYCKEQGGYSWS encoded by the exons ATGGCAGCCAACTCTATCATCACGGATAAAGCGAAGTCCCAAAAATGGAAAACGCCGAACGAG ATTTTGAAATTACAAAGACTGCAACAGAAGAAAAAGGCACTACAAGCTCGGCTGAGCAGATCACAAACACAAAATACCCAGAATGAGGCGAAGTCTGAGGCCGTCCCCTCTCAAAAGAGGAAGAATCCATTTCTGAA GAACTCAAATGAAAATGCAAAGAGGCCGAAAATCGAACCAGAAAGTCCGCCACACAACGAGGATACGGTTTTCCAGCTGATCCAGCAAACAGAAGCGCCAAAGCCCCCACCCAAGCGCCAATTTGACATTTTCAACAACTACGAGGAGCAGGAAGAGACTGAAATCGAGGAGCAGAAATTCAATCCGCACCTCGCTATTGACTGGAGCATAAAATCTCGACTTCGCATCTTCTGTAAAGAGTCCTTGCCGGAAACAAGTCTGAAAACCAGCCAGGAAGCCAGTGGGCTCACAAGTTTCGTCAGATGTATAGACCCGAGTGATTCCTCGACTGGGCTGGACATATCCCCGAGCGCCCGCTTCTATCAGAGCGCTCTTTACTGGCAGCACCCGTACTTGCCATGGATGACATTGTTCCCGCGCAATTCGAAGTCCAACAACGGACCGATCGTCGGCGAAGTGGAGCGAGCGAGTTTACTCAAAGACTGGACTGAAAGTTTCCGCGGCCTCTTCCAACTGGTACGGGCGAGGCAGTGTCCGTATTTCTACGTGTGTGCTAATACTTTTACAGTGCTTTTCCGAGCTGCAGGCATATGTGGGCGAGTTGAAACTCACGCTCTTCTCTCGCCTAGCACCAGAGGCATGCGGAATGCCCTGCGACAAGAGGAAATAGAATTCACCCAACCGCTGAAGAAGGATGCAAACTTGAATCGCTCCGGAGAGGGGAATAGCAGCTTTTCAAACCCTTCTGACGACGGCACGCAGGAATCAACTACTGACCTCCCAGAACAAGATGACGATGatcttgatgatgataaatggtTGGAAAGTTTAGGTGTGGACGCTAAAGAAATCAAGAAGATAAACGCTCTTAACTCGAGGCTGCTCCTGAACAAAGAATCCGCCGAGGACGCAAGTGACAATTCGCTCGTTCTGATAGAAGGGATCGAGTGCCAAGCTTTCTTTAACTTTTTATTGAACGCGAAGAGTACAATTGCAACCGTTGGTCGGCTGGCAGGCGTACCCCCAACTTTGCTCGCTCCAGTTGCGTTCCCTGGTGCTACCATGCGGAGCCTGCAGACGCGATCCACAAAAGTTAGAATGGATGGAACTGACTATTCTAGTGTCGAACTGAAGGGAGTAATCCTTCCGCATGTGCTGCAATATCAGTGCAATCTGCTCGCCGAAATGCGGGACTCGTTCAGTGCAACAATGGCTGTGAATACGAATACGCTGGCGTTTTGTAAGGcttccaaaatcattgccgaggAGGTGGCGAAGGAGAACAAGACGTCCGATCAGGTTTTCGGCAAAGAGAACCTCTCCGATTGCGGTCTACAAAGCAAAATTTTGGACTCAATGTGTCGAGTAGGCACCGACGCTGTAGATATTATCGAGAGGATGTGCTATTGTAAGGAACAGGGTGGGTATTCGTGGAGCTGA